The Rhodocytophaga rosea genome has a segment encoding these proteins:
- a CDS encoding S41 family peptidase yields MRIYWLFAYIILAGCNPKNTSDQSALMADAVPISNPLAAMPNSVTTYINAALDTMQQGSIRKSHVDWPLIRKIAFEKAKGATTYRQTYPAIEHALKALGDHHSFLITPEQHQQWLGKGNKSDPIQKPLLSEGMMLDNKFAFLTVNTFTSGDSLQMQTYASTLQAKIRELDTQNPLGWIIDLSYNSGGNMWPMLAGIGPLVGEGVLGSFLAADGTRTTWSYEHGEVKAGNELVLKVANPYTVKDKLVPIAILVGERTASSGEAIVISFMGRANTRVIGSPTAGLSTANQNITLLDGAQLILTTAVFADRRGTIYGKRITPHADLSKKWYFIYGFYQHVMRTEAKDWITSLKNP; encoded by the coding sequence ATGAGAATATATTGGCTTTTTGCATATATCATCCTTGCAGGCTGTAATCCAAAAAACACATCTGACCAATCGGCTCTGATGGCTGACGCTGTCCCTATATCTAATCCCCTGGCAGCCATGCCTAATTCGGTTACAACGTATATAAACGCAGCCCTGGATACCATGCAGCAGGGGTCTATTCGCAAATCCCATGTTGATTGGCCACTGATAAGAAAAATTGCTTTTGAAAAAGCAAAAGGAGCTACTACTTACCGTCAAACGTATCCTGCGATAGAGCATGCCCTGAAAGCCTTAGGAGACCACCATAGTTTTTTGATCACCCCTGAACAACACCAGCAGTGGCTTGGAAAGGGAAATAAAAGCGATCCTATTCAGAAGCCTCTACTTTCTGAAGGAATGATGTTAGATAATAAATTTGCTTTCCTTACAGTAAATACCTTTACTTCAGGGGATTCCTTGCAGATGCAAACCTATGCCTCCACCTTACAGGCAAAGATCAGAGAGCTAGATACTCAAAATCCCCTTGGATGGATTATTGACTTATCCTATAACTCAGGAGGCAATATGTGGCCAATGCTGGCAGGTATCGGGCCATTGGTAGGGGAAGGAGTGCTAGGCAGTTTTCTGGCAGCCGATGGTACACGCACAACCTGGAGTTATGAGCATGGAGAGGTAAAAGCAGGCAATGAGCTAGTACTAAAAGTAGCAAACCCATACACAGTAAAAGACAAACTTGTGCCAATTGCCATCTTAGTGGGTGAGAGAACCGCAAGTTCCGGAGAAGCTATTGTCATCTCTTTTATGGGTAGAGCCAATACCAGGGTTATTGGCAGCCCCACAGCGGGGTTGTCGACAGCTAATCAAAACATTACCTTACTAGACGGCGCACAGTTGATATTAACCACGGCTGTTTTTGCAGACCGAAGGGGTACAATCTATGGAAAAAGGATTACACCCCATGCTGATTTATCTAAGAAATGGTATTTTATCTATGGCTTTTACCAACACGTAATGAGAACAGAGGCCAAAGATTGGATAACGAGTTTAAAAAATCCTTAG